TACCAGCTTCGATGATATTGACCTGGGTGCCGAGAAGGTTACCCAGGCCCAACAGCACTTAGATGGGTTGCCAGTCTGGTTTTTGGGCTATTATCCCAAGGCTTACTGCGGCTGGTTTGGTTGCAGCTGGCGCTTTACCTTCGATGAATTTCAGGAAGCCAGGGCTGCCATTGGCCGCATGGAGGCGAAAGTTTTCCAAGAGCAAAATGCTCAGGCCCTGCTAGAGGCAGGCACTGAAGAGGTCGATGCCGCCAAACAGGCCTATGAGTCAGCTCCGACAGCAGCAGCTAAAGCCCAGGCCTTGGCCGCATGGCAAGCAGGTATGGATAAGCTGAATGAAATTCCAGCTGGGACCTACGCAGGCCGCAGTGCCGCCACCAAGCTAGAGGCCTATCGTCGTGACTATGAAAGGGTTTCTGGCATGGTGACCGGCAGCAGCCGGACCTCATCTGTGATTGGTGCGGCTAAAGCATTTGCCCAGAGGGCCGCCGCTGCGTCTCAGAATCCTCCCCATCCCGTTGAGACCTGGCGTCGTGCCGCGACTCTATGGCAGGAGTCGATTAGACGCTTAGAAGATATCCAACCAGAGGATGATAGCTATCTTGAGGCCCAGGATTTACTGGCAACCTATACCAGTAATCTAGAGGAGATTAAGGTCAGGCTGGCGACAGAAGAGGCCTCTGTGCGAGCCTTTGAGTCTGCTCAGCGCAAGACAGAACAGCTGCTGGCCCTCAATAAGAGCCAACTAACGGCCAATCAAATGGCCAGTCGACTGCAGGGGATTGTCAATGATCTACACAGGGTACAGTCAGGCACAACCGTCTACTCGGAAGCCCAGGAAATGCTGGCGTCTGCCGAGGATAAATTGACTCAGCTAAATCCTTGACATCCCATCCATAAAGCTTTTGCCGGAGGAGTCATCGCTCAACGACTGAGATCTTTTCCTTAAGCACTTTACTGCTCGAGAAGTCACAGGCTCCTTGACACAGCTCAGGGCAATGGCTTCAGCCCCTGCTCATAAAAATGTTGCCTTTGCAAAATTTCATAAATCCTGACTAAAGTCAGCTCCTGATTGCTCTAACGGATGATTTCCAGGCAGGAAGACTGTGTAAAAATGTAAGCGGTTTTGCCAACTCGGAGAAAATGGAGTAGGCACATACATGGAATCGATTGACGCCCTATACGACTACGCTTGGTTGGTACCTGTTCTACCTCTGTTAGGTGCCATGGTCGTTGGCACGGGTTTAATTTCCTATAGCCAGGCCACAACACGGCTGCGACAAGCTTCTGCTATTGCTATCGTCTCTCTGACGGGGGCGGCAATGGTGCTGTCCTTTGTGCTGTTTTGGAGTCAGCTCCAGGGGCATGAGCCTTTTAACCGGATGGTGGAATGGGCTTCAGCGGGAGATTTTCGTCTGACCATGGGATACACCATTGACCACCTAGCGGCCTTAATGCTGGTGGTGGTGACTACGGTGGCCTTTCTGGTGATGGTCTATACCCATGGCTACATGGCCCACGACCCAGGCTATGTCCGCTTTTACGCCTATCTCAGTCTGTTCACCTCATCCATGCTGGGATTGGTGGTCAGCCCAAACCTGCTCCAGGTTTACGTATTCTGGGAGTTGGTGGGGATGTGCTCCTATCTATTGATTGGGTTTTGGTATGACCGCAAGGCAGCCGCCGATGCTTGTCAGAAGGCATTTGTGACCAACCGAGTAGGAGACTTTGGTTTGCTACTGGGTATGCTGGCGCTGTTCTGGGCGACAGGCAGCTTTGAGTTTGACATCATGGGCGAGCGTCTGACGGATTTGGTCCAGTCGGGTGGTCTGAGTGCGACCATGGCAGCTGTCTTTGCGATTTTGGTGTTTCTTGGCCCCATGGCTAAGTCGGCCCAGTTTCCTCTGCATGTGTGGCTGCCAGATGCCATGGAGGGTCCGACGCCGATTTCGGCCCTAATTCACGCGGCCACGATGGTGGCAGCCGGGGTCTTCCTAGTCGCCCGTATGTTCCCGGTGTTTGAACAACTACCGACGGCTATGACTGCGGTGGCCTGGGTAGGGGCGGTCACTGCCTTCATGGGCGCTAGTATTGCCATTACTCAGAATGACATCAAGAAGGGGCTAGCTTACTCCACCATGTCCCAGTTGGGGTATATGGTCATGGCTATGGGGGTAGGAGCTTATGGTGCCGGTCTCTTTCACTTAACCACCCATGCCTATTTCAAGGCGATGCTGTTCCTCTGTTCTGGATCGGTCATCCACGGTATGGAGGGAGTCGTGGGCCATGATCCAGCTCTGGCTCAGGATATGCGGTTAATGGGAGGACTGCGCCGGTTTATGCCGGTGACAGCTTTCACCTTCTTGGTGGGGACGTTGGCCATCTGCGGAATTCCACCGTTTGCTGGATTTTGGTCTAAGGATGAAATCCTCGGCTCTACCTTTGCGGTGAGCCCAGCACTGTGGGCTGTGGGCTGGATTACCGCTGGCATTACGGCGTTCTATATGTTCCGCATGTATTTTATGACCTTTGAAGGGAGCTTTCGCGGCAACCAGTCTGAGATTCGCCAGCAGTTGAAGCGGGAAGAGTTGCAGCGGCTGGGGTTATCGCTGGGACCGGGGGCGATGAATCCCCAGGAGTTGACCCTAGATAGTGAAACAGCAGCCCATGACGAGCATGAGCACCACAGCCATGAGCCCCATGAGTCACCTGTTTCAATGACGTTGCCATTACTGATCTTGGCAGTGCCATCGGCGCTGCTGGGGTTGATGGGCATGCCCTTCGCCAATTATTTTGAAGCCTTTATTCATGCTCCTGGAGAAGCCATGAATTTATTGGAGCATGCTGAGGCATTTGATTGGCAGGAGTTTCTGGTGATGGCTGGTAGCTCTGTGGCCATTGCCCTGGGGGGCATTGTCCTGGCTCTGCTGATGTACCGCCTCAAGGTATTAGATGCCGGTGCGATCGCACGTCAAATTGAGCCTCTATATCAGTTCTCCCTCAACAAGTGGTACATCGACGACATCTACGAGGTGGTCTTCGTTCAAGGCAGTCGCAAGCTAGCCAAACAAGTTCTGGAGATTGACATCCGTATTGTCGACGGCATCGTCAACCTAGCTGGCTTTGTCACCCTGATCTCTGGCGAAGGGTTGAAATACCTAGAGAATGGTCGAGCCCAGTTCTACGCGCTGATCGTGTTTGGAGCCGTCCTGAGTCTGGTGCTAATTTCAGGGATTACCTGATTCTCGGCCCCGTCCTAGTAGGGTTCTCCATAAAAAGACGATAAAGCCCTGGCCCCATGTTGTCCTTGCCGCTATTCCTAACGGAAGCTCTGCTATAGGATAGGTCGGGGCTTACTCATACACTGCTGCTGAATCACATCGCAATTACCCACAACTGCTATTGCTATGGAGCTTGCCAACTTTCCCTGGCTAACAACCATTATCTTGTTGCCCATCGTCGCTTCTGGGGCCATTCCCTTCTTGCCGGATAAAGACGGGCGCACAGTACGGTGGTATGCCCTGACCGTAGGGCTGATTGATTTCGTCCTGATTGTGGTGGCCTTCTATCAGGGATATGACACCAGTGCGTCCGGTCTGCAACTGGTCGAAAGTTATACCTGGGTACCTCAACTCGACCTCAACTGGTCGCTAGGGGTCGATGGCCTCTCCATGCCATTGGTCCTGCTGACAGGCTTTATCACCACCCTGGCAATTCTGGCAGCTTGGCCTGTCACTTTGAAGCCACGCCTATTCTACTTTCTGATGCTAGCCATGTACTCCGGCCAGATCGGAGTATTCGCGGTGCAGGACATGCTGCTGTTCTTCCTGATGTGGGAACTGGAGCTCATTCCGGTATACCTGCTGCTGGCCATCTGGGGAGGGAAAAAGCGCCTCTATGCCGCCACCAAATTCATTCTCTACACCGCTGGAGGCTCCCTATTTATTCTGGTCGCAGCCCTAGCCATGGCCTTCTACGGGGACACCATTACCTTCGACATGTCAGCCTTGGCAGAGAAGGCCTATTCCCTCAGGTTTCAATTTCTCATGTACGGGGTCTTCATCATCGCCTACGCCGTCAAGTTGCCGATTATTCCCCTCCATACTTGGTTACCGGATGCCCATGGCGAGGCAACAGCCCCAGTACACATGCTGTTGGCTGGGATCCTGCTCAAGATGGGGGGCTATGCCCTGATTCGCATGAACGTGGGAATGTTGCCCGATGCTCACGGCTACTTTGCTCCAGTTTTAGTGATCTTCGGCATCATCAACATCATCTATGCCGCCCTCACCTCCTTTGCCCAACGCAACCTAAAGCGCAAGATCGCTTATTCCTCTATCTCCCACATGGGCTTTGTCTTAGTGGGGGTGGCCTCCTTTACGGACTTGGGCCTCAGTGGAGCGATCTTGCAAATGGTCTCCCACGGATTAATCGGCGCCAGCCTCTTTTTCTTGGTGGGGGCGACCTATGATCGGACTCACACCCTGATCCTGAATGAGATGGGTGGCGTCGGTAAGCGGATGCCGAAGATCTTCGCCATGTTCACCGCCTGCTCCCTGGCATCCCTGGCCCTACCTGGGATGAGCGGATTCGTGGCGGAGTTGATGGTGTTCGTTGGTTTCGCCACTAGCGACGCCTACAGCCTTGGGTTCCGGCTATTAGCCGTTATCTTGATGGCAGTCGGGGTAATTCTCACTCCCATTTACCTGCTCTCGATGCTACGGGAAATCTTCTATGGCCCGGAAAATAAAGAGTTAGTGGAGCACGAAGTCCTAGTTGACGCCGAGCCTCGGGAAGTCTTCATCATCGCCAGCCTGTTGGTGCCTATCGTTGGCTTCGGCCTTTATCCCAAGCTACTGACCGAAATGTACGATGCCACCACCCTGAAAATTACGACCCGGTTGCGGGATGCGGCCCTGGTGACGGCTGAGACCAATGCAGACGGATCTCCCATGGCAGCCCTGCCGGTGCTGCAAGCTCCCAAATTATAGTGAGTCATTGGCCAGTCAACTTACACCCGACTGGCTGATTATCCCAAAGGACAGTATACCGGTAGCCCACAAGTTAGAAGCTCTGTTCAAGTTACGCCCTATCTCCCTAGGGAGGTAGGGCTTTGGTCTAGAAGTCCTGTTAACGGTGAAGTTGTGCAGCGGCAGACAACCTCGAACTCTCACCGATAAACTCTGTTCCGTCCGCTGCCACGCAGTGTTAGACTACTAATGAATGGTTCCAGTTTTTGTAAAGTTCTTCTGCATAGAACATAATCTCTTCATTGGGTAAATGAATTTTTGCCTTCTGCCTTGGATATAAACTTTCAAGACAATCAGCATCTTGTTGAACCACAATCGAAGCTGCATTTAACAGAGAATCCTGCATGATTGACTTCAATTCAGAGTTGCTGAATTTTGCATAGAGCAGAATAAAAGTTTTAGTCATATTTTCCGTCTCTGGATAGAGAATATGACCTTGATACGTTTTAACATCGGGGGAATTTAAGCAAAAGAACTGGGTCGATGGAAAAACATATTCAAGAAAGTTGTTCATCACTTCCGGAATTGCTCCCAACATCGGATTGGCTTCAATTTCTTCGGATGTATAGTCATCTTTCTCAGCTACTTGGGAAACTTTAGCGTAAACACCATCTTTTTCAAGGAACGTAGATCGGGTAGATTTGACTTTGAAAAATTCTCTATGGGTACCGTTTTGGTGATCGTGATCATAATTGATCATCAGACTGCTCAAGAAATCACTTTGAATGCTTCTCTGAGCAGTTACTCCCAAAAATTCATATTCAGATGCAACTTTCCTATGCAAGTCAGGAATGGGCAACCGAGGCTCAAACCCGCCATAAGTCCAGATGAAATCACCATCAATAATTAACTCTAACGGTTCAGCCAGCGGTACACGACTCCACTCATCGTTTCGCAATAAACGTCCTGAGCCATCGAATTCCACAGCATGAAATGGACAGATGATCGTATTCCACTCCTCACAAATCCAGCCATTAGACAATGGAGCTTGCATATGTGGACAAACGTTATTAAGAGCGGAAACCTCTCCAGAGGCACTCTGCCAAAGGACATAATCTTGACCATTCAGCGTGATTTTACAAGGGCTGTTGGTCTCCAGCATCGACTTATGTGCGATGAGCCAAGGTGCACCAGGAAGAATAGGTTGCATAGCGTATTGAATCCCCAACTAAACATCTGTTTAGTGAATTAAACACCTGTTTAATTAATCTGTCAAGTGCCTCTGAGGGAAAACCAAGAGTTAGGCTGGATAGAGTAGTCTGTTCGCTGGATCAATATAGGTCATGCCCAAACTGTCTAACTCTGCTGCCAAGAGGGAAAAGCAAAGCCGTAACCCGCAAATTACAAAGGCTAATATTCTGTCGGCTGCGATTGAAGAATTTGCACAGTATGGTCTGTCTGGCGCACGGACAGAGGCGATCGCCACTCGTAGCGGTGTTACAAAAGCGATGCTCTGTTACTACTTTAAAAATAAGGAAACCCTTTATCGGTCTGTCTTGCAGCAGCTTGTTGATGATATTAACAACGCCTTTCAACCCATTGATTGGGAAAGACTGTCCGCAGATCAGGCGCTAGAGGCAGTTATCCGAAACTATATTGGATTTGAGGTCAGCAATCGCTGGCACGGAATGCTATGGTTCCAGGAAGCTATTCAGAATCAAGGTCGCTACGGTGCAGAGACAGGATGGCAAGCGGGTTTTCAAACGATTGTAGAAATCCTGGAACGAGGAATCGCTGAGGAAAAATTCCGCCAGGTTGATCCGTTTCTAACAACAATTAATATCTTGGGTGTCTGCTCGTTTTATTTCGATGCCCATGAAAACTTAAAATACCTTGACCCTAATAAAGACCTCCTAAGCTTTGACATGGTTAAGCAGCAAACAGAAACGACTGTCAATTTCATTCTTGCAGGTATAGCTGCTTAAACACATATCTGCTCATGCAGTCGGGTAAAGGAGAAAGTTTTAGATATTGCTTCCTCCCTGTAAGCTTTGTTTGCCCACCAATTTTTTCAGTAGTGGGCATTGTAGTTTGAGTGTGGGTTAGCCAAGATTTCGGACAAGATAATGCTCACCCTATGAGCTCTTATTTTCCGGAATACTGGGCAAAAACCTCTTCGCCGGTAAGATCCTTCGTTTTTTCTGAAAACGAGTAAAATGAGGGCTTTTGGTCAATAAATATCTGCTCAGTGAATCTCCACTGGTCACCGCCGTCAAAGAGCCCAACAGGGATTGCATAATGCCTTTCTTGCTTTAAGCGGTAAAACAGATGAGTGCCACATTTCTGGCAGAAGCCGCGCTCGGCCCACTCTGAAGAACTGAAGGTGGATATATGCTCGGCGCCCTCAAAATTCACGTCACTTTCACACTCGACGGCAAAAAGCGGACCGCCACCCCAGTTTCGACACATCGTGCAGTGACAAGCGCTAATGCTATCATTCTTCGGTTTAGCTGTGACACGGACTGCACCGCAGAGACAAGTACCATGATGCTCTGTTATAGATTCCACAATCTTCCTCCTACAGATACATAACACTACCCATACCCACCGCAAATAGCTTTTGAAGCATAACCGATAAACTCTCAACGGTCGGCGCGCATGGGCGTTGTTAGCTTGCGTCTTTTACTTGTGAATAGTGATAGCTTAGCACTGGCTAAAGCCTGTAGGTGGCGGGTTTCGCGCCTCAATCCAACCGACACGAGCGGATGCGTCGCACTAGCTGTACGTTTTCCCCGCGAACTCAATAAGGCAAAACCCATGGCCGAATGGATCCGAGAACGTTATGCATTTTGAACCTCTCCATTCAATGCATTCACTTTCCTGGCCTGCGCCTGCTTCGAGCGCTCGTTTTGCCGCCTCCGCGATGTTGTCTACAACGAAATCAATATGAACTGGTGTCCAATGTCTGGAATACCTGCGTGTCTCCGATGCGATACCTGCCGAATTTGAGTCCGGAGGGTTTTGTAGAAGATAGATTACCGAAGACGTGCCTATTAGTTCTGCCACGTCGTCGTCCAACGTGCGGTTGTGCTCCAAACCCAAAGCGGAGCAGTAGAATGCTATCGCTGGCGCAAGTTCCGGGACGTCAATGTTCACCACTATTCTCATTGCTCAGCTTCCATTTTTATGACGCCCAACGCCGGAGCTGAGGGGCGTTTTTGGAGCGTAGCGCGAAGCGCGTAGCGGAACAAACATCCCTCTCCAACGATTTGTGTATGCCCGGCATGGGCATGAATCAATGGGGTGAAAGTCCCCTGTAGGAGAACCAACATCCAAATGCTCGAAAGTTATCGGAGCCGAGTGATGCTAACTACTAGCTTAAGGCAAGGGCGTTCCCGCGAGGGAGGGTCTGGAGGAAGCCAGCAGCAAAGCTGCGAGCCGACGGACAGAAACATCATAGAAGGCCGAGCGAGAGTAGTAGGTAGGGTGGGCAAAACTAGGATAGATAATCCTTGCTAGCGTCTGTAAGCTTTGTTTGCCCACCAATTTTTTCAGCGGTGGGCATTGTAGTTTGAGTGTAGGTTAGCCAAGATTTCGGACAAGATAATGCCCACCCTACTCCCTTGCTCATATGTTTTCCCTCAAGCGATTCAATGGAGATCTTGCGGCATAACGGTAAAAGCCAGCGGCGGCAAGCGGGCTTTGCAAACAAACCAGCGATTATTTTCCGTCCACTGCGCTGAGGTGTTATGTGGCTGCTCACTGTTAGCGAGAAAACAGCTCCAGGAAATCCTTAGCATTAAGTATTGGAATATCGCGATATGATTTCAGAATAAGTAAATCATCATCTCCAGTCACAATAAAATTAGCTTCACCACTCGATGCAAGATTCAGGAATTTATCATCTTTAGGATCTCTACAAATCTTTAAGTCTTCTAGAACTTCGACAAGTTCAGCTCTAACCAAAAGTGATTCTAAAAATTCCTCACGTTCATCATTGGTTAGATATTTGTCAAACTTTCGGCGATTGATGACTTCAATTAATTCTGTAATGGTCTCCGAAGAAATCAATATGTTTCCATGGGCCAAAGCAAAATAGAGTGCTCTGCCTGGAATTGAATCCTTGAACAGAAGAGCACTAACCACAGTGTTGGTATCGAAAACAAAACGCAATTTATGACTCGGCTAAAATAGCACTAAGGATTTCTGGAGTTAAGCCTCGCTCTTGAGCCTTACGACTAATTTCCTCCATCACTTCTTCAAGAGGTCTAACTTTTTTGACTACCTCTTTTAGTTTTAAATTTATCAGCAAATCGATCTTTCTGCGATCTACTTCAGATGATGCTTCATAAGCATCTGCTGTCTCAGCGTCTACACGAACTGCAATTGTACGTGTTTCCATATACTTGACCTCCCTTTAGCTTTCTTTAAATTAAATTAAAAAGGCGGAAAACTCTCCTGAAGTTTTTTTATCTTTCCTCAGAATGCTCTAAAATTAAGTATTCATCGATTGATTCAGACTCAGCTATGGCTTGCATCTGAGATTCAAAATCTGTAGGGGTAGTATTTGATGCTTCTAGCAATTTATGTTGCTCAACATAACCTTCTAAAACGTTATTACGGGCTACGAGCTTTTGAAAAGACGGAAGCACCTTTGCTTGCTGACGATCTATTTCCTTCTCTACTACTTTTCCTGCATATCTGCTAGCCACATTAAAGAGTGAAGATGTGACCTTTGCAGCTCCTTTTCCAACTTCAACATAGCCATCTTCTGCATACCAAGGGCGTGTCCTACCTCTTAGTTCGTCAATCCAGCCATAGCCCTTTTCCTCACCATAACTAAAATCAAGCCATTCAGCTAAAGTCGAGACAGGTAACCCGGATATCTCACCAGAGAAGAGGAATCGGGGTCAAAAACCAGCGAGAATGTAATAACCACAAGACATTCAGCGGCTTGTAAAGATGACCCCGACCCAAACAGAGTGTAACTTGCCGAGCTACGAATTTGGCCGTCTGAGCCAGCGCAAAATAATAGCCGACTTCAGCGGCGGCGACCTGAGCAGCGATGGCGGGCTGCTGCTGATTCGAGAAGTGGACAACTTGTATCGAATCAGCGAGCGTCTTGCGTCCTGTTTTACGGATCATCGAGATGCCAGCCGGGTGCAGCATGAGTTGAAGACGCTCATCGGCCAACGGCTCTATGGGCTGGTGCAAGGATACGAAGACCTCAATGACCATGATGACTTGCGCCATGAGCGGCTATTCGGGGTGGTCCTAGAGCAGCTAGAAAGCCAGCATCCGCGCTGTGCGCCGTTGGCGGGCAAGAGCACCCTCAATCGCTTGGAGCAAGCGATGCATGTGCCCGGCGACCTATTCGATTCGCGCTACGTGAAGATGAGCTTGGACCCAGCTGCAATGGAAGCGCTCTTAGTGGAGCTGTTCATCGAGCAGATGGAGAAGGAACCGAAATCCATCATCCTGGACATGGATGTCACCGATGACCCCACCCATGGAACTCAAGAAGGGTCAGCGTTCAATGGCTACTACCGCCATGAGTGTTACACGCCCTTGCTCATTTTCTGTGGCCGTCATTTGTTGAGCGCGAAACTGCGAGAGGCGAATGTGGACCCCGCTGGAGGTGCCTTGGAAGAACTTCAACGCATCATCGCTCAAATTCGAGGTCATTGGCCCCAGGTGAAGATTCTCGTGCGCGGCGACAGTGCCTACTGTCGAGATGACATCATGCTCTGGTGTGAGGAGCAGCCCCAGGTGGACTTTGTCTTTGCCCACAGCAGCAATGACCGCTTGCGCTCTTTGACTTGGGGGCTCTAACAGCGGGCCAAAGCGGCCTATGAGGCCCAACGCCAAGAAGTCGCTGCTTCCCTAGACCCCCTGTTAGAGCAGACACCAGGTGAATTGGCCGCCGAACTCAACCGCTTGGTTCCCCCCCAGCTCTGGCATCAGTCCTTGAGCTATTGCACTGCCAAGTCCTGGAGTCGTCAGCGTCGCGTCATTTGCAAGCTCACCTACGATGGCAACGGACCGCGTCGCCATTTTGTCGTTACCTCTTTGAGCCCCCAGCAGGCCCATCCCGCTCACCTCCACCGCTATTATTACTGCCCCCGAGGCGAGATGGAAAATCGCATCAAGGAGCATCAGCTCGACCTCTTTAGCGACCGCACCTCCACCCATGAATTTGAAAGCAATCAGCTCAGGCTCTGGTTTTCATCCTTTGCCTATGTCTTGATGCAGGCTTTACGTCTCAAGGCGCTGGCCAATACTGAACTGGCTGATGCTCAGGGCGGCACTATTCGACGCAAGCTGCTGAAGTTCGGTGCTCAGGTTCGGGTCTCCGTGCGCCGTATCCTCGTGGCGTTCGGCTCCGCTGCGCCCATACAAGCCATTTTTGAAGCTGCTTATCGACAGTTGCAGCGACTCCCTCGACCCGGATAGCCTTGGCAATTCGGAAAAAATTAGGTCTTCTCAATCCAGCTTTTCTAGGCTCTTGTCAAGGGTGAAATTCAACACCCTCGGCTTGCCATGACTGGAGGCTAGTAAAAGAGGAAAACTTTAACCACAACAGCCTTGCTCATGGCTCACGAAACCCAAAATATTGCTCATCTTTATCCCATTACTCGATTCCCACACTGCTCATCCAATTTGGGCCAGCTCAGCCGCCTTCGATGAGCACTGGTGAGAAATCCGGGATAGCGCGTAGACAGGTCCTGCGAATGGCTAGTCTGCTTTTGCCGAGGCTGCTCTTAATCCCGAACTCAGCTTCTTTAAGGATCATCCCGGGAGCATCTCAAAGTTGCAAAAACATCAACAATCGTAGGCTCTATTCAGATAGGCACATCGCACCTGCAAGGCTTGCTGAACATTGTCGGGCACCCATTGAGCGCCTGGGAGTTTCATGCGATGGTCAATCTGCTTGATGGCTGACTCAACTGCACCTGAGCCAATCGAACAGATTTGTTCAGCTTGAAAATAGCCGTAATTCACAATTCGGTGACGATGTCGCTCCAAGTAATCACAGAATCGCCGGGCTTGCTCCAGAGCGCAGTCGGTAAATAACGCCTGGGTTTCATCAACCCGCCCTTCCCATAACAGAGCTTTGGCTTGTTTCAGCCGTTTTAATGAGCCCCCAACTCCATAGAGGTTTTCGACCAAGTGGTACCAATCGAGA
This portion of the Halomicronema hongdechloris C2206 genome encodes:
- a CDS encoding NAD(P)H-quinone oxidoreductase subunit 5, whose translation is MESIDALYDYAWLVPVLPLLGAMVVGTGLISYSQATTRLRQASAIAIVSLTGAAMVLSFVLFWSQLQGHEPFNRMVEWASAGDFRLTMGYTIDHLAALMLVVVTTVAFLVMVYTHGYMAHDPGYVRFYAYLSLFTSSMLGLVVSPNLLQVYVFWELVGMCSYLLIGFWYDRKAAADACQKAFVTNRVGDFGLLLGMLALFWATGSFEFDIMGERLTDLVQSGGLSATMAAVFAILVFLGPMAKSAQFPLHVWLPDAMEGPTPISALIHAATMVAAGVFLVARMFPVFEQLPTAMTAVAWVGAVTAFMGASIAITQNDIKKGLAYSTMSQLGYMVMAMGVGAYGAGLFHLTTHAYFKAMLFLCSGSVIHGMEGVVGHDPALAQDMRLMGGLRRFMPVTAFTFLVGTLAICGIPPFAGFWSKDEILGSTFAVSPALWAVGWITAGITAFYMFRMYFMTFEGSFRGNQSEIRQQLKREELQRLGLSLGPGAMNPQELTLDSETAAHDEHEHHSHEPHESPVSMTLPLLILAVPSALLGLMGMPFANYFEAFIHAPGEAMNLLEHAEAFDWQEFLVMAGSSVAIALGGIVLALLMYRLKVLDAGAIARQIEPLYQFSLNKWYIDDIYEVVFVQGSRKLAKQVLEIDIRIVDGIVNLAGFVTLISGEGLKYLENGRAQFYALIVFGAVLSLVLISGIT
- a CDS encoding NAD(P)H-quinone oxidoreductase subunit 4: MELANFPWLTTIILLPIVASGAIPFLPDKDGRTVRWYALTVGLIDFVLIVVAFYQGYDTSASGLQLVESYTWVPQLDLNWSLGVDGLSMPLVLLTGFITTLAILAAWPVTLKPRLFYFLMLAMYSGQIGVFAVQDMLLFFLMWELELIPVYLLLAIWGGKKRLYAATKFILYTAGGSLFILVAALAMAFYGDTITFDMSALAEKAYSLRFQFLMYGVFIIAYAVKLPIIPLHTWLPDAHGEATAPVHMLLAGILLKMGGYALIRMNVGMLPDAHGYFAPVLVIFGIINIIYAALTSFAQRNLKRKIAYSSISHMGFVLVGVASFTDLGLSGAILQMVSHGLIGASLFFLVGATYDRTHTLILNEMGGVGKRMPKIFAMFTACSLASLALPGMSGFVAELMVFVGFATSDAYSLGFRLLAVILMAVGVILTPIYLLSMLREIFYGPENKELVEHEVLVDAEPREVFIIASLLVPIVGFGLYPKLLTEMYDATTLKITTRLRDAALVTAETNADGSPMAALPVLQAPKL
- a CDS encoding Rieske 2Fe-2S domain-containing protein — translated: MQPILPGAPWLIAHKSMLETNSPCKITLNGQDYVLWQSASGEVSALNNVCPHMQAPLSNGWICEEWNTIICPFHAVEFDGSGRLLRNDEWSRVPLAEPLELIIDGDFIWTYGGFEPRLPIPDLHRKVASEYEFLGVTAQRSIQSDFLSSLMINYDHDHQNGTHREFFKVKSTRSTFLEKDGVYAKVSQVAEKDDYTSEEIEANPMLGAIPEVMNNFLEYVFPSTQFFCLNSPDVKTYQGHILYPETENMTKTFILLYAKFSNSELKSIMQDSLLNAASIVVQQDADCLESLYPRQKAKIHLPNEEIMFYAEELYKNWNHSLVV
- a CDS encoding TetR family transcriptional regulator, with translation MPKLSNSAAKREKQSRNPQITKANILSAAIEEFAQYGLSGARTEAIATRSGVTKAMLCYYFKNKETLYRSVLQQLVDDINNAFQPIDWERLSADQALEAVIRNYIGFEVSNRWHGMLWFQEAIQNQGRYGAETGWQAGFQTIVEILERGIAEEKFRQVDPFLTTINILGVCSFYFDAHENLKYLDPNKDLLSFDMVKQQTETTVNFILAGIAA
- a CDS encoding GFA family protein; this encodes MLCICRRKIVESITEHHGTCLCGAVRVTAKPKNDSISACHCTMCRNWGGGPLFAVECESDVNFEGAEHISTFSSSEWAERGFCQKCGTHLFYRLKQERHYAIPVGLFDGGDQWRFTEQIFIDQKPSFYSFSEKTKDLTGEEVFAQYSGK
- a CDS encoding VOC family protein, which translates into the protein MRIVVNIDVPELAPAIAFYCSALGLEHNRTLDDDVAELIGTSSVIYLLQNPPDSNSAGIASETRRYSRHWTPVHIDFVVDNIAEAAKRALEAGAGQESECIEWRGSKCITFSDPFGHGFCLIEFAGKTYS
- a CDS encoding putative toxin-antitoxin system toxin component, PIN family translates to MRFVFDTNTVVSALLFKDSIPGRALYFALAHGNILISSETITELIEVINRRKFDKYLTNDEREEFLESLLVRAELVEVLEDLKICRDPKDDKFLNLASSGEANFIVTGDDDLLILKSYRDIPILNAKDFLELFSR